In the Haloferula helveola genome, one interval contains:
- a CDS encoding SLC13 family permease has translation MISTVPPEWEQYLVFAVTLGVFAVFLWGKLSVELVALGAAGVLLLTGIVDRDDLLSAFANPAPVTIGALFIISAALERTGQIAKLGRLFNVVAKGSERRALLTLLVVCVVCSAFVNNTPLVVILLPVILGFCRDSGAKPSRLLIPMSYACILGGTCSMAGTSTNILVDGIAREQGIEPFHLFSIAPLGMIYAVLGSAYLWLFGSKLLPARDTLATLLDAARGREFLIQAEVPTDSSLIGQAAVEVLKGRSRSLKVIEVRRRGRVLEDALNEIYLEEGDRLLIRTGTKGVAELHRSEGVNVGLGESDLTPMEQREAVLLEGMIGPNSSLAGRTLTELAFRQRFGALILAIHREGQNITRDFETLRLEFGDTLLVEGSREGIERLKAERDFITLSEPRPEAFNLRKAPFALAGILLFVFLASFDFAWIGLPSVDFDTFSAAFLAGLFVLLTGCLTPREAYEAVDWKILLLIIGMLVLGIAMDKTGAASTVAAHVADWLAPLGPWGILCGLYLLASIMTEMVSNNAVAVVLAPIALRIAEAVDASPIPFLIAVMFGASASFATPIGYQTNTYVFGAGGYHFKDFVKVGLPLNLLLWIVASITIPLIWPF, from the coding sequence CCGTGCCGCCCGAGTGGGAACAGTATCTGGTGTTCGCGGTGACCCTTGGGGTCTTCGCGGTCTTCCTGTGGGGAAAGCTCTCGGTGGAACTGGTGGCGCTCGGAGCCGCCGGGGTGCTTCTGCTGACCGGGATCGTCGACCGCGACGACCTGCTTTCCGCCTTTGCCAATCCGGCGCCGGTGACCATCGGTGCACTCTTCATCATCAGTGCGGCACTCGAACGGACCGGTCAGATCGCCAAGCTCGGACGCCTCTTCAATGTCGTTGCCAAAGGCAGCGAGAGACGGGCACTGCTGACCCTGCTCGTGGTCTGCGTCGTCTGCTCCGCCTTCGTCAACAACACGCCGCTGGTGGTCATCCTGCTTCCGGTCATCCTCGGCTTCTGCCGCGACAGCGGTGCCAAGCCTTCACGGCTGCTGATCCCGATGTCGTATGCCTGCATTCTCGGCGGCACCTGCTCGATGGCGGGCACCTCGACCAACATTCTCGTCGACGGCATCGCGCGTGAACAGGGCATCGAGCCCTTCCACCTGTTCTCGATCGCGCCCTTGGGGATGATCTACGCGGTGCTCGGGAGTGCCTACCTCTGGCTGTTCGGCTCGAAGCTGTTGCCGGCGCGGGACACGCTCGCGACCCTGCTCGACGCCGCCCGCGGGCGGGAATTCCTGATCCAGGCCGAGGTGCCGACCGATTCGTCGCTGATCGGTCAGGCCGCAGTGGAGGTGCTGAAGGGCCGGTCCCGCTCGCTGAAAGTCATCGAGGTCCGGCGCCGGGGACGTGTCTTGGAGGATGCACTGAATGAGATCTATCTCGAGGAGGGCGATCGACTGCTGATCCGCACCGGCACCAAGGGTGTGGCCGAACTCCACCGTTCGGAGGGAGTGAATGTCGGTCTTGGCGAGAGCGATCTCACGCCGATGGAGCAACGTGAAGCGGTGCTTCTCGAAGGCATGATCGGGCCGAATTCGTCGCTGGCCGGCCGCACCCTGACCGAGCTCGCCTTCCGCCAGAGGTTCGGCGCGCTGATTCTGGCGATCCACCGCGAAGGGCAGAACATCACGCGTGACTTCGAAACCCTGCGCCTTGAGTTCGGCGACACCCTGCTGGTCGAAGGATCGCGCGAGGGTATCGAGCGCCTGAAGGCGGAGCGGGACTTCATCACGCTGTCCGAGCCACGGCCCGAGGCGTTCAACCTGCGCAAGGCGCCCTTTGCTTTGGCGGGCATCCTCCTGTTCGTTTTCCTCGCCTCGTTCGACTTCGCCTGGATCGGGCTGCCGTCGGTCGACTTCGACACCTTTTCCGCGGCCTTCCTTGCCGGTCTGTTCGTGCTTCTTACGGGCTGCCTGACGCCGCGTGAGGCCTACGAGGCGGTTGATTGGAAAATCCTGCTGTTGATCATCGGCATGCTGGTGCTCGGCATCGCGATGGACAAGACCGGTGCGGCGAGCACGGTGGCCGCGCACGTCGCCGACTGGTTGGCACCGCTCGGTCCGTGGGGCATCCTTTGCGGTCTCTATCTGCTCGCCAGCATCATGACCGAGATGGTCTCGAACAATGCGGTGGCGGTGGTCCTTGCGCCGATCGCGCTGCGGATCGCGGAGGCGGTGGACGCCTCACCGATCCCGTTCCTGATCGCGGTGATGTTCGGGGCGAGCGCGTCCTTCGCCACCCCGATCGGCTATCAGACCAACACTTACGTGTTCGGTGCCGGCGGTTACCACTTCAAGGACTTCGTGAAGGTCGGCCTGCCGCTGAATCTTCTGCTGTGGATCGTGGCCTCGATCACGATCCCACTGATCTGGCCGTTCTAG